A portion of the Chlamydia avium 10DC88 genome contains these proteins:
- a CDS encoding glycine--tRNA ligase, with amino-acid sequence MSHPLTLQAMIAKILQFWSEQGCVIHQGYDLEVGAGTFNPATFLRALGPEPYKTAYVEPSRRPQDGRYGMHPNRLQNYHQLQVLLKPVPENFLSLYEKSLQVIGLDLKNHDMRFVHDDWENPTIGAWGLGWEVWLNGMEITQLTYFQAIGSKPLDVISGEITYGIERIAMYLQNQNSIFNVLWNDELTYGDIIQSSEKAWSEYNFDVANTHMWLRHFEDFAQEVSSTLEQGLPVPAYDFVIKASHAFNILDARGVISVTERTRYITKIRQLARAVADSYVNWRSFLNYPLLPKAHTEFPKISSVSLPEIKTPEDFLLEIGSEELPATFVPIGIQQLEHLSKKLLADHNIKYEHLEVFGSPRRLALCIYKLDPVVIQPAVEKKGPALSSLFTEIGDLTPQGKQFFASYNIYINHFDELAQYPLFTIRQIHSVPYLFISHAETYKNTTTILHEELPKLIQSIKFPKKMVYDDSRVEYARPIRWLVSLYGTQVLPFTFGKVSASNISYGHRQLDPRKISIPSCQHYRDTLRDACVIVSHKERKEIITQGLQLHSSENIFPIANSSLLEETVFLTEHPFVTCAEFQPKFCALPKELLIAEMVNHQKYFPTQNSRGEVTNKFILICDNCPNDTIIQGNEKALAPRLTDGDFLFSQDLKTPLTTFIEKLKTVTYFDSLGSLYDKIERLQEHKKVLYPLLPLSSQEDITTAITYCKVDLVSAVVNEFAELQGIMGAYYVKHAGLSTAASVAIGEHLRHITDGQAISTTGILLSLIDRLDNLLSCFILNLRPTSSHDPYALRRQSLEILTLLHASNAPLNLEILLNQFALHFPSTIQQHSWDKSEVVHEILVFIWGRLKTFLSSLNFSKDIISTVLSDTAPKSPVEIIRSATILQEMKSEQSVTLRKITTTHNRLKKMLVSLKFSSTTPKGVQLDTHALHLQNALENFENITSTQELKTEYFLALGELTDSINIFLNEVHITSGSEELKNIRIRLLLTAMEKFSFYKWEALKI; translated from the coding sequence ATGTCACATCCTCTCACTTTACAAGCAATGATTGCTAAAATCTTACAATTTTGGAGTGAACAAGGATGTGTGATCCATCAGGGATATGATTTGGAAGTAGGCGCAGGGACATTTAATCCAGCAACGTTTCTACGTGCTTTAGGTCCTGAACCCTATAAAACTGCTTATGTTGAACCTTCTCGACGTCCTCAAGATGGTCGTTATGGTATGCACCCCAACCGTTTACAGAACTATCACCAGTTACAAGTTCTTCTCAAACCTGTCCCTGAAAACTTCCTTTCTTTATATGAGAAATCACTACAGGTTATTGGTTTAGATTTAAAAAATCATGATATGCGTTTTGTTCATGATGATTGGGAAAATCCTACGATCGGTGCATGGGGCTTAGGTTGGGAGGTATGGTTAAATGGGATGGAAATTACACAATTAACTTACTTTCAAGCTATAGGAAGTAAACCATTAGATGTAATTAGCGGGGAAATTACCTATGGCATTGAAAGAATTGCTATGTATTTACAAAACCAAAATTCAATTTTTAATGTTCTTTGGAATGATGAGTTAACTTATGGTGATATTATTCAATCCTCAGAAAAGGCATGGAGCGAATATAATTTTGATGTAGCAAATACGCACATGTGGTTAAGGCATTTTGAAGACTTTGCTCAAGAAGTTTCATCAACATTAGAACAAGGGCTTCCTGTACCTGCTTATGACTTTGTTATAAAAGCATCTCATGCCTTCAATATTCTAGATGCTCGTGGTGTTATTTCCGTTACAGAACGTACACGTTATATTACAAAAATTCGCCAATTAGCTCGTGCTGTTGCTGATAGTTATGTCAACTGGAGATCTTTTTTAAACTATCCCCTATTACCTAAGGCACACACAGAGTTTCCAAAAATCTCTTCCGTGAGTCTCCCTGAAATAAAAACTCCTGAAGATTTTCTTCTAGAAATAGGTTCGGAAGAATTACCAGCTACTTTTGTTCCTATAGGAATACAGCAACTAGAACATTTGTCTAAAAAGCTTTTAGCTGATCACAATATAAAATATGAACATCTAGAAGTATTTGGTTCCCCACGACGCCTTGCTTTATGCATTTATAAACTTGATCCCGTAGTCATACAACCAGCTGTAGAAAAGAAAGGCCCCGCTCTATCTTCTCTATTCACAGAAATAGGGGATTTAACTCCGCAGGGAAAACAATTTTTTGCTTCATATAATATATATATCAATCATTTCGATGAACTTGCTCAATATCCTCTATTTACTATTCGTCAGATACACTCTGTGCCCTATTTATTCATATCTCATGCTGAAACATATAAAAATACAACAACCATTCTTCATGAGGAATTACCTAAATTAATCCAATCGATAAAATTTCCTAAGAAAATGGTCTACGATGATAGTAGAGTAGAGTATGCCCGTCCTATTCGTTGGTTGGTTTCTTTATACGGAACACAAGTTTTACCTTTTACTTTTGGTAAAGTTTCAGCTTCTAATATTTCCTACGGTCATCGACAATTAGACCCTAGAAAAATCTCTATCCCTTCCTGTCAGCATTATAGAGATACCCTGCGTGATGCCTGTGTCATTGTCTCTCATAAGGAACGTAAAGAAATTATTACCCAAGGATTACAACTACACAGTTCAGAAAATATCTTTCCTATTGCCAATTCAAGCCTACTGGAAGAAACTGTTTTCCTAACTGAGCATCCATTTGTCACCTGCGCTGAATTTCAACCTAAATTTTGTGCTTTACCTAAGGAACTATTAATCGCAGAAATGGTTAACCATCAAAAATATTTCCCTACGCAAAATTCTCGTGGAGAGGTTACAAATAAATTTATTTTGATATGTGATAACTGCCCTAATGATACAATTATTCAAGGTAATGAAAAAGCCCTTGCTCCTCGACTAACAGATGGTGATTTCTTATTTTCTCAAGACTTAAAAACTCCCTTAACGACTTTCATTGAGAAGCTCAAAACAGTGACTTATTTTGATTCTCTTGGTTCTCTTTACGATAAAATCGAAAGATTACAAGAACACAAAAAAGTTCTGTATCCCTTATTGCCACTATCTTCTCAAGAAGATATCACTACTGCAATTACATATTGTAAAGTAGATTTGGTATCTGCTGTGGTTAATGAATTTGCTGAACTTCAAGGTATTATGGGAGCATATTATGTCAAGCATGCTGGCTTATCTACAGCAGCGTCAGTAGCTATAGGAGAACATTTACGTCACATTACTGATGGCCAAGCTATCTCTACTACAGGGATTCTTTTAAGTTTAATTGATCGTCTGGATAATTTACTTTCATGTTTTATTTTAAATCTTCGTCCTACGTCATCTCATGATCCTTATGCGTTACGTCGACAATCTTTAGAAATCCTTACCTTATTGCATGCTTCAAATGCTCCTTTAAATTTAGAAATTCTACTAAATCAATTTGCTCTTCATTTTCCATCAACTATTCAACAGCACTCTTGGGATAAGTCTGAGGTAGTTCATGAAATCTTAGTATTTATTTGGGGACGGTTGAAAACATTTTTATCGTCTTTGAATTTTAGTAAGGATATCATTTCTACAGTTCTTTCGGATACAGCACCAAAAAGTCCTGTAGAAATCATCCGATCTGCAACTATCCTTCAAGAGATGAAAAGTGAACAAAGTGTAACCTTAAGGAAAATCACTACCACACATAATCGCCTTAAAAAAATGCTAGTTTCTTTAAAGTTCTCCTCAACTACACCTAAAGGAGTACAACTAGATACTCACGCTTTGCATTTACAAAATGCTTTAGAAAATTTTGAGAATATTACAAGCACACAGGAGTTGAAAACAGAATATTTCCTTGCTCTTGGTGAACTTACAGACAGCATCAATATATTTTTAAATGAAGTACATATCACAAGTGGAAGCGAGGAATTAAAAAATATACGAATACGCTTACTTCTAACTGCTATGGAAAAATTCTCTTTTTATAAATGGGAAGCATTAAAAATATGA